One stretch of Leptospira hartskeerlii DNA includes these proteins:
- a CDS encoding alpha/beta fold hydrolase, whose protein sequence is MELRKSDSQAELKKLSVGTRKIQFYETGTGEPVLMLHGGGPGASGISNYSKNIEILAENFRVIVPDMPGYGGSSKGINRKDPFGDLAATMLQFLNVLDVSKVHVIGNSLGGACALRMGLEKPNIISSLILMGPGGIDTTRSLPTKGLNRLFDYYSGKGPSLEKITDFIREYLVYEGSKVPSALIEERYKSSIDPEVVKAPPLRRPKGIPNFKNFDFTRDPRLMKCEIPTLVLWGTEDKVNRPSGGLSLQKRLQNCDLYLFNKTGHWVQWERAEEFNSITKLFISLHSQSKALGRIQ, encoded by the coding sequence ATGGAACTGAGAAAGTCGGATTCACAAGCAGAACTAAAGAAATTATCTGTCGGAACAAGAAAGATCCAATTCTATGAAACTGGTACAGGTGAGCCGGTTTTAATGTTGCACGGAGGAGGGCCCGGAGCTTCCGGAATATCGAATTATTCTAAGAATATAGAAATTCTTGCGGAAAATTTCAGGGTGATAGTTCCAGATATGCCAGGTTATGGAGGATCTTCGAAAGGAATTAATAGAAAGGATCCCTTTGGCGATCTTGCAGCTACGATGTTGCAATTTTTGAATGTTCTTGATGTCTCTAAGGTTCACGTAATTGGCAATTCTCTTGGTGGGGCATGCGCACTAAGGATGGGATTAGAAAAACCGAATATAATCTCTTCTCTCATCCTGATGGGACCTGGCGGAATAGATACTACTCGATCCCTCCCTACTAAAGGTTTAAATCGCCTTTTTGATTATTATTCTGGAAAAGGGCCAAGCTTAGAAAAGATCACTGACTTCATTCGAGAGTATTTGGTTTATGAAGGAAGCAAAGTTCCTTCGGCATTGATTGAAGAAAGATATAAGTCCAGTATAGATCCGGAAGTGGTCAAGGCTCCTCCCCTACGTAGACCAAAAGGGATCCCAAACTTTAAAAATTTCGATTTTACCAGAGACCCGAGACTTATGAAATGCGAAATCCCAACATTAGTGTTATGGGGAACGGAAGATAAGGTAAATCGTCCAAGTGGGGGACTTTCCTTACAGAAACGCTTACAGAATTGCGATCTGTATTTATTCAATAAGACGGGTCATTGGGTACAATGGGAAAGAGCCGAGGAATTCAATTCCATTACGAAATTATTTATCTCTTTGCATTCGCAATCGAAAGCGCTTGGGAGGATACAGTAG
- a CDS encoding eRF1 domain 2, with product MSYSILSIDKSMAKEFVFKKDLSSSSIILHHAKPEKHDTHLDRIDGIKSEDLKHFFEDVVSNLTTVESILLAGPGMAKTQFKNHLEAHHSALAKRIIGEITTDHPTDAELIALGKKYFQTHKFKH from the coding sequence ATGTCTTACAGTATTTTATCGATCGATAAATCTATGGCAAAGGAATTCGTTTTTAAAAAGGATCTTTCTAGCAGCTCGATCATTCTACATCACGCGAAACCGGAAAAACATGATACACATTTAGACCGGATCGACGGCATCAAATCGGAAGATCTAAAACATTTCTTTGAAGATGTCGTTTCCAACCTGACAACGGTCGAAAGTATCTTATTAGCCGGGCCAGGCATGGCAAAAACGCAATTTAAAAATCATTTGGAAGCTCACCATTCTGCTTTAGCTAAACGAATCATCGGGGAAATTACGACCGACCATCCAACGGATGCAGAGCTTATCGCTCTTGGAAAAAAATACTTCCAAACCCACAAATTTAAACATTAG
- a CDS encoding TetR/AcrR family transcriptional regulator has protein sequence MRIDLKQSINEIPLNIVVARASFVDVMVVMAIAKRRKVLLPKRERTRAQIMNAALRLFAVKDAGETSIAEVSAEAEIANGTFYNYFKTKEELLEASALALAASLVAEAVRLMPDITDGAERMALGGMLFLKRARNDADWAWALIRIAAVAPRMSELLRAQPLKDMQKAIKAGKFSIDSEESALGLYIGALHYGIRNILEGRAKNKSHDVEMIAFVLKAFGVSATTAKNISQRAFDRAWKE, from the coding sequence ATGCGTATTGATTTAAAACAATCAATAAATGAGATACCTCTCAATATTGTAGTTGCTCGTGCGAGTTTTGTAGATGTAATGGTAGTCATGGCAATTGCGAAACGTAGAAAAGTTCTACTTCCTAAACGAGAAAGAACAAGGGCACAAATTATGAATGCGGCTCTTAGATTATTCGCGGTCAAAGACGCAGGAGAGACTTCGATTGCAGAAGTTTCTGCGGAAGCCGAAATTGCAAACGGGACTTTTTACAATTATTTCAAAACGAAAGAAGAATTATTAGAAGCTTCTGCTTTAGCATTGGCCGCGTCATTGGTTGCAGAAGCAGTTCGATTGATGCCTGATATTACGGACGGAGCCGAAAGAATGGCGTTGGGCGGAATGCTTTTTTTAAAAAGAGCAAGAAACGATGCAGATTGGGCTTGGGCTTTGATCCGTATCGCCGCAGTTGCTCCTAGGATGAGTGAACTTCTTCGAGCTCAACCCTTGAAAGATATGCAAAAGGCTATCAAAGCTGGAAAATTTTCGATCGATTCAGAAGAATCTGCTTTGGGTTTATACATCGGTGCTTTACATTATGGGATAAGGAACATTCTAGAAGGAAGAGCGAAAAATAAATCTCATGATGTGGAAATGATCGCTTTTGTTCTAAAAGCATTCGGCGTTTCCGCAACTACCGCTAAGAATATCTCTCAAAGAGCCTTTGATCGAGCTTGGAAAGAATAG
- a CDS encoding bifunctional 3-(3-hydroxy-phenyl)propionate/3-hydroxycinnamic acid hydroxylase: protein MENFNNSNELIYDVAIVGLGPTGLTLAHILGKRGLNIIVLEKEPVFYGNARAVYTDDECLRVFQAAGVADDVHKDMMFDIPVQFTYEDGAPIGQYTPTGTPNGWPVVNFLYQPYLETKLSEKLGHYDNVRILRGREFRSLVQDQEGVTVYHVASEGTAYGQKLENPKPKELEDEQSIRASFVVGCDGGRSKVREFLNIKLKGKNFPEPWLVVDLRQKNLELGLRHLPYFNFYCDPNGPVVSCPQPDGYHRFEFRLKAGTSKEYMERPETIRMLLSKHVNPDHFEIKRRLVYTFNGLVAEKWREGRVLLAGDAAHMTPQFMGQGMSSGIRDAFNLGWKLIEVIGGRAEERLLDTYQSERYFHAKAMIQVSTILKDLVSLENKVLAVLRNSILRIIKTIPSLYRILQEGKFKPKPKYKKGKYFGLPRNSANLHAGTLIPQPDLQIMDGTIRKMDQIIGNSFALIGQGNDPREGLSDKSLSFLNSLGTKYIAIYEKGRRPQGIRGVGRDFDPDLNEVEDVYSLLKPWFDEAGYKKNALVLLRPDKFVFGMAKLSGDNLVEELKRQLGISTAVHNTKGKSFVGV, encoded by the coding sequence ATGGAAAATTTCAATAACTCAAACGAACTCATTTATGATGTTGCGATTGTAGGATTAGGTCCTACTGGACTTACTCTCGCTCATATTTTAGGTAAAAGAGGGCTTAACATTATTGTCCTCGAAAAAGAACCAGTATTCTATGGGAACGCTAGAGCGGTATATACGGATGATGAATGTCTCAGGGTCTTTCAGGCTGCTGGCGTTGCTGACGACGTACATAAGGATATGATGTTTGATATCCCAGTTCAATTTACTTATGAAGATGGAGCTCCTATCGGTCAATATACACCCACAGGAACTCCCAATGGATGGCCCGTTGTTAACTTTTTATACCAACCTTATTTGGAAACAAAGCTCAGTGAAAAGTTAGGTCATTATGATAATGTCCGCATTCTTCGAGGAAGAGAATTTCGTTCGCTTGTGCAGGATCAGGAGGGAGTAACTGTTTATCATGTTGCTTCTGAAGGAACAGCTTACGGACAAAAATTAGAAAATCCTAAACCGAAAGAACTAGAGGATGAACAATCTATTAGAGCTTCGTTTGTCGTTGGTTGTGATGGAGGAAGAAGTAAGGTCCGCGAATTTTTAAACATAAAATTAAAAGGGAAAAATTTCCCTGAACCTTGGCTTGTCGTGGACTTAAGACAGAAAAATTTGGAATTAGGACTTCGTCATTTACCATATTTCAATTTCTACTGCGATCCAAATGGTCCAGTCGTGAGTTGTCCTCAACCGGACGGTTACCATCGATTTGAATTCAGACTTAAAGCAGGAACCTCCAAAGAATATATGGAAAGGCCGGAAACAATACGGATGTTATTATCTAAACATGTGAATCCGGATCATTTCGAAATAAAACGTAGATTGGTATATACATTTAACGGACTCGTTGCGGAAAAATGGAGGGAAGGTCGAGTTCTTTTAGCGGGTGACGCTGCACATATGACTCCTCAGTTTATGGGGCAGGGAATGAGTTCTGGGATCAGAGATGCTTTTAATCTAGGATGGAAATTAATCGAAGTGATCGGAGGAAGAGCAGAGGAAAGGTTATTGGATACATATCAGAGTGAACGATATTTTCACGCGAAGGCAATGATCCAAGTTTCTACGATCTTGAAGGACTTGGTTTCTTTGGAGAATAAGGTTCTTGCCGTATTGAGAAACAGTATATTAAGGATCATTAAAACAATTCCAAGTCTCTATAGAATTCTTCAGGAAGGAAAATTCAAACCTAAACCTAAATATAAGAAGGGAAAGTATTTCGGCTTACCGAGAAATTCCGCCAATCTTCATGCAGGTACTCTGATACCTCAGCCTGATCTTCAGATCATGGATGGCACAATTAGAAAAATGGATCAAATTATTGGGAACTCCTTTGCTTTGATAGGTCAAGGGAACGATCCGAGAGAAGGTCTTTCCGATAAATCTCTTTCTTTTTTAAACTCACTTGGAACCAAGTATATTGCGATTTATGAAAAAGGAAGAAGGCCTCAAGGTATTCGTGGCGTTGGCAGGGACTTCGATCCAGATCTGAATGAAGTGGAAGACGTTTATAGCTTATTAAAGCCTTGGTTTGATGAGGCAGGATATAAGAAAAATGCACTAGTTTTACTTCGACCGGATAAATTCGTATTTGGTATGGCAAAGTTAAGCGGTGATAACCTTGTTGAAGAGTTAAAGCGTCAGCTTGGCATTAGTACTGCTGTACATAATACAAAAGGAAAATCGTTTGTTGGAGTTTAA
- a CDS encoding amidohydrolase family protein, which translates to MREQISAIDVHHHFIPSFYTEALYRQGIKVVAGAPLPSWSPERSLDAMNINGIRTAITSISSPGVYFGNIEEAVSLARRCNEYAREIKEIYSGRFGSFAILPMPLPKEATQEAVYALDTLKAEGIVLLASTKGKFLGDPDFDELMAELDKRNAVVFVHPNIHPSSETLGLKTPGFILEFLCDTTRAAVNLIYTGTLEKYPRIKWILAHAGGFLPYVAWRVSLGNLLPEISEKAPQGILTYLKRFYFDTALSPSPFAMTALKELVEPDHILFGSDFPFAPEPLFIHQREELNKLKQFDTSTLTGIDRGHALKLFPNLAIKGEIYGNAPVFDRINLSTAIKFEVIKRFVSLASKARKR; encoded by the coding sequence ATGCGTGAACAAATTAGCGCAATCGACGTACATCATCATTTTATTCCCTCTTTTTACACAGAGGCGCTCTATAGACAGGGAATCAAAGTCGTTGCAGGGGCCCCTCTTCCTTCTTGGAGCCCAGAACGTTCCTTGGATGCGATGAATATAAATGGGATCCGAACTGCTATTACTTCCATCTCTTCTCCGGGGGTGTACTTCGGAAATATCGAAGAAGCCGTTTCTTTGGCTCGTAGATGTAATGAATATGCGAGAGAGATTAAGGAAATATATTCGGGAAGATTTGGCTCTTTTGCGATCTTGCCTATGCCTCTTCCAAAGGAAGCAACTCAAGAGGCAGTCTACGCTTTAGATACGTTGAAAGCAGAAGGTATCGTTCTTCTTGCCAGCACAAAAGGAAAATTTTTAGGAGATCCTGATTTTGACGAACTCATGGCCGAATTGGATAAAAGAAATGCAGTAGTTTTTGTACATCCTAATATTCACCCAAGCAGCGAAACATTAGGTTTAAAAACTCCCGGTTTTATATTAGAGTTTCTCTGCGATACTACAAGAGCTGCAGTCAATCTGATCTATACAGGTACTCTTGAAAAATACCCAAGGATCAAATGGATACTTGCTCATGCAGGTGGATTTTTGCCTTATGTTGCCTGGAGAGTATCCTTAGGAAATCTTCTTCCTGAAATTTCAGAAAAAGCACCTCAAGGAATTCTAACTTATCTAAAAAGATTCTACTTTGATACTGCGTTGTCCCCTTCTCCTTTTGCAATGACTGCTTTAAAAGAATTGGTGGAACCTGACCATATTTTGTTTGGTAGTGATTTTCCATTCGCCCCAGAACCCCTATTTATTCACCAAAGAGAAGAACTTAACAAATTAAAACAATTTGATACTTCTACACTTACCGGAATTGATAGAGGTCATGCGCTTAAACTTTTTCCGAACTTAGCAATAAAAGGGGAAATTTACGGAAATGCACCGGTCTTTGATCGGATAAATTTAAGTACTGCGATCAAATTCGAAGTGATCAAACGATTTGTAAGTTTAGCCTCGAAAGCCAGAAAACGCTAA
- a CDS encoding TIGR02206 family membrane protein, with protein MKWVHWSFLHISILIFSIMICALAIWMGKRIRNSKIAPVIGYFLGGLLLLNGVVYIIYRIQKGYWEIRFDLPMEFCDWAMFVTVAALFTRNRLMSELSYFWVLSGSIHALLTPNLAQTFPHLSFFLFFIGHLGLVVSSLYIVFGLGLFPRQGSILRTIVYSEIYFVSALTLDFLIDANYGYLRFKPSGGSILNFLGDWPIYLLSIQILGILAIVALYLPFKRSPNQT; from the coding sequence ATGAAATGGGTACATTGGTCCTTTTTACATATTTCTATTCTGATCTTTTCCATAATGATCTGCGCATTAGCTATCTGGATGGGAAAACGTATCCGTAATTCTAAAATTGCTCCCGTTATCGGTTATTTCTTAGGCGGCCTTTTGCTATTAAATGGGGTCGTATACATTATATATAGAATTCAAAAAGGTTATTGGGAGATTCGTTTTGATCTTCCGATGGAATTTTGCGATTGGGCCATGTTTGTGACTGTTGCTGCACTATTCACTCGTAATCGGCTAATGTCTGAATTATCATATTTCTGGGTCTTAAGTGGATCAATTCATGCACTTTTAACTCCGAATTTAGCACAAACATTCCCACACCTTTCCTTCTTTCTTTTTTTCATCGGACACTTAGGCTTAGTTGTCTCAAGTCTTTACATTGTATTTGGATTAGGCTTATTTCCCAGGCAGGGATCCATCCTTCGAACCATTGTATATTCCGAGATATATTTTGTATCCGCGCTCACTCTGGATTTTCTGATCGATGCAAACTACGGATATCTTCGCTTTAAGCCGAGCGGAGGATCGATTTTAAACTTCTTGGGAGATTGGCCCATCTATCTCCTTTCCATACAGATTCTGGGGATACTTGCAATTGTTGCGCTGTATCTACCATTTAAAAGAAGCCCAAATCAAACTTAG
- a CDS encoding DUF2721 domain-containing protein has protein sequence MDSLSYNTPGLLFPAISLLMLAFTNRFFGLASLARQLLEKYRESREELLVAQVKNLRFRISLVRYSQSSRILSLISCTLSIGSISLSNNLAWFFFGASLLLMILSLVYSLLEIHYSTKALKIEIEDALRENLRG, from the coding sequence ATGGATTCACTTTCTTATAATACTCCTGGATTACTTTTTCCTGCTATTTCTCTTTTGATGTTGGCGTTTACAAATCGATTTTTCGGACTCGCTTCTCTTGCAAGACAACTTCTGGAAAAGTACCGAGAAAGCCGAGAGGAACTCCTTGTAGCGCAGGTAAAAAACTTAAGATTTCGGATATCACTCGTAAGATATTCTCAATCGTCCAGGATCCTGAGCTTAATTTCATGTACACTTTCTATCGGATCTATTTCCTTAAGTAATAATCTAGCTTGGTTCTTCTTTGGAGCATCCCTTCTATTGATGATCTTATCTTTGGTCTATTCCTTACTTGAGATCCATTACTCGACCAAAGCACTAAAAATAGAGATCGAGGATGCTTTAAGGGAAAATTTACGCGGATGA
- a CDS encoding VOC family protein, translating to MFEVGSENLFNSVKLGYVIVESDHLERWLTFGKDAIGLHAEYLSEDMLSFRIDRHIRRFLIKKGNAEDFTSLGFQVKDENSLKSILEILKERRIEVRRGSGIDANLRGVESFWEFLGPKGLRIEIFINPILTETPLNMLSKGFVTEQFGMGHFAMVSKQPEKLIEFWKEIFGARISDYIEQKMSGVTLDITFLRMNPRHHSIAIAATRGLRLDPLSTRIQHLNIEMRNLEDMTNAYQRCKELGFEIAHGIGQHPNDLELSFYVITPSGFEFEVGWNPISVSEIDWKQNKYKQISAWGHEPEISTALSRFNEFRRGFFSLFRSEYIPF from the coding sequence ATGTTCGAAGTTGGCTCGGAAAATCTATTCAATTCTGTAAAATTAGGATACGTTATCGTCGAATCAGATCATTTAGAAAGATGGCTTACGTTTGGAAAGGATGCGATAGGTCTTCATGCAGAATATTTATCGGAAGATATGTTATCTTTCAGGATCGATCGGCATATTAGAAGATTCTTGATTAAGAAAGGAAATGCCGAGGACTTTACATCTCTCGGATTCCAGGTTAAAGATGAAAATTCTCTTAAAAGTATATTAGAAATATTAAAAGAACGAAGAATAGAGGTCCGAAGAGGAAGCGGAATAGATGCGAACCTGCGAGGAGTTGAGTCATTTTGGGAGTTTTTAGGTCCTAAGGGCTTGAGGATCGAAATCTTTATCAATCCAATTCTGACTGAAACTCCTTTGAATATGTTATCTAAAGGTTTTGTCACAGAGCAGTTTGGAATGGGGCATTTTGCTATGGTTTCCAAACAACCTGAAAAGTTGATCGAATTCTGGAAAGAAATCTTCGGCGCGAGGATCAGCGATTATATTGAACAAAAAATGTCAGGAGTAACGTTAGATATTACCTTTCTAAGAATGAATCCCCGCCATCATTCAATAGCAATAGCTGCGACAAGAGGCCTTCGTTTGGATCCACTCTCCACACGGATCCAACATTTGAATATAGAAATGAGAAATTTGGAGGATATGACCAATGCTTATCAACGCTGTAAAGAATTGGGATTTGAGATCGCTCATGGGATCGGGCAACACCCTAACGATCTAGAATTATCTTTCTATGTGATTACTCCTTCTGGTTTCGAATTCGAGGTGGGATGGAATCCTATCTCTGTAAGCGAGATCGATTGGAAGCAAAATAAATATAAACAGATAAGCGCTTGGGGTCATGAGCCTGAAATCTCTACTGCATTATCTAGGTTTAATGAATTCAGGAGGGGGTTCTTTTCCCTGTTTCGTTCAGAATATATTCCGTTTTAA
- a CDS encoding 2-keto-4-pentenoate hydratase — MGDLEDSSNIRLAAFALREARKNRKAIPPITQTYGIHGLEISYEIAKINNAERLRTGAKEIGKKIGLTSKAVQIQLGVDQPDFGTLFSDMEYLDSDEVPTSKLLQPKVEAEIAFVLANDIQGSISSYGEFLNSILYALPALEIVDSAIENWKIKLEDTVADNASCGLFVLGNQPVTLGNLDLAGVGMVLRKNGAVESVGSGAACLNHPLRAAYWLAKNLIERGQSLKEGEIILSGALGPMVSIRSGDDLDAEIKGLGRVSCKMI; from the coding sequence ATGGGCGACTTAGAGGATTCTTCAAATATTCGATTAGCCGCTTTCGCATTACGAGAGGCGAGAAAGAATAGAAAAGCTATTCCGCCAATTACTCAGACTTATGGTATTCATGGTTTAGAAATATCTTATGAAATTGCAAAGATCAACAATGCAGAAAGATTGAGAACTGGAGCTAAGGAGATTGGAAAAAAGATTGGATTAACTTCTAAGGCAGTTCAGATCCAATTAGGTGTAGACCAACCTGATTTCGGAACTCTTTTTTCTGATATGGAATATTTAGACTCGGATGAAGTGCCCACTTCTAAACTTCTCCAACCTAAAGTTGAAGCGGAAATAGCTTTCGTATTGGCAAATGATATACAAGGAAGTATATCAAGTTACGGTGAATTTTTAAATTCAATCTTATATGCTCTTCCAGCTTTGGAGATAGTAGATAGCGCCATTGAGAATTGGAAGATAAAGCTAGAGGATACTGTAGCAGATAATGCTTCTTGCGGTCTTTTTGTATTGGGTAATCAGCCCGTTACTTTAGGAAATTTAGATTTGGCAGGTGTAGGAATGGTTCTTAGGAAGAACGGCGCAGTAGAATCTGTTGGATCTGGTGCAGCTTGTTTGAACCACCCACTAAGAGCGGCTTATTGGCTTGCAAAAAACTTAATAGAGAGAGGCCAAAGTCTGAAGGAGGGAGAGATTATTTTGTCCGGTGCATTAGGGCCTATGGTTTCTATTCGGTCTGGAGACGATTTGGATGCGGAGATCAAGGGGCTCGGAAGAGTTTCTTGTAAAATGATTTAA